A window of the Lagopus muta isolate bLagMut1 chromosome 1, bLagMut1 primary, whole genome shotgun sequence genome harbors these coding sequences:
- the ETFRF1 gene encoding electron transfer flavoprotein regulatory factor 1, which yields MAGSLRGEVLNLYKNLLYLGREYPKGADYFRSRLKAAFLKNKDVKDPEKIKQLIARGEFVIKELEALYFLRKYRAMKKRYYSDDKE from the exons ATGGCCGGCTCTTTAAGAGGTGAAGTACTGAACCTTTATAAAAAT CTGCTGTACCTTGGAAGGGAGTATCCCAAAGGAGCAGACTACTTTAGAAGCCGGttgaaagcagcttttctaaaaaacaaagatgtgaaAGATCCTGAAAAAATTAAGCAGCTAATTGCACGAGGAGAGTTTGTTATAAAAGAATTGGAGGCTCTGTACTTCCTCAGGAAATACAGAGCTATGAAAAAGCGCTACTACAGTGATGACAAAGAATAA